A window of Pelomonas sp. SE-A7 genomic DNA:
GGCATCTCAGGCAGGAGCTTCTCGATGGAGGCGTGCACCTTGGCGATGTAGCCGGCATCCGGGCACAGCAGGATGCTCTGCGCCAGCTCGTCATGCTCGGCCTGGCTGAACAGGTCCATGGCCACCCAGTCCGGATCGGTCGTGCCGTCGGCCAGCACCAGGATCTCGCTGGGACCGGCAATCATGTCGATGCCGACCTGGCCGAACACATGCTTCTTGGCGCTGGCCACATAGGCATTGCCGGGGCCGGTGATCTTGTCCACCTCGGGCACGGTAGCCGTGCCGTAGGCCAGTGCGGCCACCGCCTGCGCCCCACCGATGGTGAACGCGCGGTGCACGCCGGCCACATAAGCGGCGGCCAGCACCAACGGGTTCTTTTCGCCGCCCGGCGTGGGAACGACCATCACGATCTCGGGCACACCGGCCACCTGGGCCGGGATCGCGTTCATCAAGACGCTGCTCGGATAGGCCGCCTTGCCGCCGGGCACATAGATGCCCACGCGGTCCAGCGGCGTGACCTTCTGGCCCAGCAACGTGCCGTCCTCATCGCGGTAGCTCCAGCTCTTGCCGCAGGCTTGCAGCTGGCGCTCGTGATAGCTGCGCACCCGGGCGGCGGCGGCCTGTAGCGCTTCGCGCTGGGCCGGGGTGATGGCCTCGAAGGCTTGCTTCAATTCCTCGCGCGTCAGTTCCAGTGCAGCGACCGAGCCCACCTCAACACGGTCGAAACGTGCCGTGTACTCCAGCACCGCGGCATCACCGCGGGCCCGCACGTCGGCCAGGATCTCGGCCACGCGCTGCTCGATGGCGGAGTCGGTTTCGGCCGACCAGTGCAGCACCCGCTGGAACTCGGCTTCGAAATCGGGCGCGGCGGTGCTGAGCTGGCGGAGGTTCGTCGTCATGACTGCGGAACGGCGGACGCGAAGGCGTCGATCAGGGCACGCAGCGGTGCGCGCTTGAGCTTGAGGGCGGCCTGGTTGACCACCAGGCGCGAGGAGATGTCCATGATCTGCTCAACCTCGACCAGGCGGTTGGCCTTGAGCGTGGAGCCGGTCGAAACCAGGTCGACGATGGC
This region includes:
- the hisD gene encoding histidinol dehydrogenase; its protein translation is MTTNLRQLSTAAPDFEAEFQRVLHWSAETDSAIEQRVAEILADVRARGDAAVLEYTARFDRVEVGSVAALELTREELKQAFEAITPAQREALQAAAARVRSYHERQLQACGKSWSYRDEDGTLLGQKVTPLDRVGIYVPGGKAAYPSSVLMNAIPAQVAGVPEIVMVVPTPGGEKNPLVLAAAYVAGVHRAFTIGGAQAVAALAYGTATVPEVDKITGPGNAYVASAKKHVFGQVGIDMIAGPSEILVLADGTTDPDWVAMDLFSQAEHDELAQSILLCPDAGYIAKVHASIEKLLPEMPRKDVIKASLEGRGALILTRSMDEACEISNRIAPEHLEVSSSEPHRWEPLLRHAGAIFLGAYASESLGDYCAGPNHVLPTSGTARFSSPLGVYDFQKRSSLIEVSESGAQNLGPIAAELAYGEGLQGHARAAELRLKKQR